Genomic segment of Gloeocapsa sp. PCC 7428:
GCTGCTAAACCAAGATCCAAGAAAATCTTATCTTCTGTCGTCGCAGCAAGTTGCGGTAATAACCAAATTGCCACCGCCAAAATTAGAGCATACAAGCCAATGATATAAAGAATGCGATCGCGTACCACTTCGCGAAATACATTTGTTGCTATCACCAAGATGCGACCGAAACTCATACGACTAAGTGTTAAGTGTGATGAATTTTTGTATGAAAAAACGTTCTCTAACTGTTATACCCTCTAGCTATTCGCTTCTCACTACTCGCGCTCTCCTCCCTAGCAATCAACCGAGACGTCCGTTAAAATCTAAATCTGCATCAACATCGAAAAGAGCAATGACAAGAAACGGCATTGGTATTCGCACAGCGCAACTACGTCCCCACAGGGCTGTAGGGCAAATTCACGTTTACGACGGTGCCGGAAAAGGAAAGTCCCAGGCGGCTTTAGGCGTCGTTTTACGTTCTATTGGATTAGGAATCAACACGCGTAGCGCCACCCGTGTTTTACTGCTGCGATTTCTCAAAGGACCAGGACGCGCCTATGATGAGGATGGAGCAATTGAAGCTTTGCAACAAGGTTTTCCGCATTTAATCGATCAGGTACGTACAGGGAGAGCCGAATTTTTTGGCCCTGATGAAATTATGCGGTTCGATCGTCAAGAAGCGCGACGCGGTTGGGATGTTGCCAAAGGTGCGATCGCTTCGGGTTTATATTCAGTAGTTGTGTTAGATGAACTTAACCCAGTCCTTGACTTAGGATTACTCCCAGTCGATGAAGTCGTGCAAACGCTGAAATCAAAGCCTGAGGAAGTTGAAATCATCGCTACAGGAAGAGGTGCGCCACAACAACTTCTCGACATCGCCGATTTGCACTCGGAAATGAAACCGCACCACCACGCAACAGCCGCCGAACAAGGAATTTCGGGAATTGAAATCTATACGGGTGCAGGGAAAGGAAAATCGACAAGTGCTTTAGGTAAAGCATTGCAAGCGATCGGTAGAGGAATTAGTCAAGATAAATCCCACCGTGTCTTGATTATGCAATGGCTCAAGGGTGGCAGTGGCTACACCGAAGATGCCGCGATCGCAGCTTTACAACAATCCTACCCCGCCTTAGTCGATCATCAACGTTGTGGGCGCGATGCAATTGTTTGGCGCGGTCAACAGCAAGAATTAGACTATGTAGAAGCTGAGCGAGGTTGGGAAATCGCCCGTACTGCGATCGCATCAGGTTTGTATAAAACGATCATCCTCGACGAACTCAATCCTACGGTTGATTTAGAACTGTTACCAGTAGAACCAATTGTCCAAGCTTTACTGCGTAAACCTCGCGATACCGAAGTCATTATCACCGGTCGCTGTCACAATCCACCAGCCTATTTTGACTTAGCGAGTATCCACTCGGAAGTTTTTTGTCACAAACACTACGCAAACCAAGGAGTCGAACTCAAACAAGGCGTCGATTTTTAGTATTCTAGAATACATCAAGGTGCAATAATGGAAGATACTCAAGTCCTCGATCTCGTGGCAGGTGGGTTAGCAGTCGTGATTCTCATCGGCGGCTATTTAATGATGTTCACTGATATCTTGACAAAAAAGAAGTAATGTGATATACACCAGCGCCTGCAACTGCAAGCACGAACTATGAATCGCCAAAATCAGCAACGATCGCTTGTGCGATCGCTTCAAGAATACCTGCGGGGAATTGCCGGAGGTCTACTATTCAGCTTACCCTTGCTTTACACAATGGAAGTTTGGTGGACTGGATTTATTGCGCATCCTTTACGCCTACTGATTTATGTCCTGGCTACTTTTAGCTTGTTACTCGGTTACAATCGCTACGGTGGTTTGCGGCGTTCAGCAGGTCCGTTAGAAGTTGCCATTGATTCGGTCGAAGAGATGGGACTAGGATTAATCATTGCCGCAATATTTCTCTGGCTCTTAGGGCGAATCACTGCGGATATGTCTGTTGATGAAATCGCTGGTCAAATTATCGTGGAAGCGATGACGGTGGCGATCGGTGTTTCTGTTGGTACGGCACAGTTAGGCGGTGGTGAAGGCGATCAGCAAACAGATAGTGGCATGAAAAGTAACTCACCGCACGACGATCCCGATCCCACACCTTTTTTGACAGAAAACAACGGTGATTTTGGAGGACAACTGACGATCGCGTTGTGTGGTGCAGTGTTATTTGCTGCAAATGTCGCCCCTACCGAAGAAATTATTCAAATCGCAGTAGAAAGTAATTCTTGGAGACTCGTGGGCTTTGCGCTTGTCTCTATGCTCTTAGGGGCAATGATTCTGTTTTATAGTAACTTCACCGGCACGCAGCGATTCTCTAAAAAACGCGGCTTTGTTAATGTTATTTATGGCACAGTTGTGACCTATGCGATCGCCTTAGTTGCTTCCGCTGCAATTTTGTGGTTTTTCGGGCGCTTTGACGGTATGTCACTCATGACGTGCTTAGCCCAAACCGTTGTTTTAGGACTTGCCGCAACGCTCGGTGCTTCGGCAGGAAGACTATTACTACAATGAAACAATTAGAAAAAAACTGGCTAGAGTGGATTGTGTTTGCGATTAGTCTTGTACTCGTCGTTGGTACGTTGGGATATTTGGTTTACGACGGGGCAAATACAGGTTCCTCGCCCCCCAGCTTTGAATTTCAACTTGGGCAACCGCAGCCGCAGCAAAATTACTTTGTCGTGCCAGTATCTGTAACTAATCAAGGTGACGAAACGGCTGAAGGCGTACTTGTCGAAGTTGTCTTAGAAAGCAATGGTACCGAACAAGAAACCGCAGAAT
This window contains:
- a CDS encoding cob(I)yrinic acid a,c-diamide adenosyltransferase, producing MTRNGIGIRTAQLRPHRAVGQIHVYDGAGKGKSQAALGVVLRSIGLGINTRSATRVLLLRFLKGPGRAYDEDGAIEALQQGFPHLIDQVRTGRAEFFGPDEIMRFDRQEARRGWDVAKGAIASGLYSVVVLDELNPVLDLGLLPVDEVVQTLKSKPEEVEIIATGRGAPQQLLDIADLHSEMKPHHHATAAEQGISGIEIYTGAGKGKSTSALGKALQAIGRGISQDKSHRVLIMQWLKGGSGYTEDAAIAALQQSYPALVDHQRCGRDAIVWRGQQQELDYVEAERGWEIARTAIASGLYKTIILDELNPTVDLELLPVEPIVQALLRKPRDTEVIITGRCHNPPAYFDLASIHSEVFCHKHYANQGVELKQGVDF
- a CDS encoding TIGR02587 family membrane protein encodes the protein MNRQNQQRSLVRSLQEYLRGIAGGLLFSLPLLYTMEVWWTGFIAHPLRLLIYVLATFSLLLGYNRYGGLRRSAGPLEVAIDSVEEMGLGLIIAAIFLWLLGRITADMSVDEIAGQIIVEAMTVAIGVSVGTAQLGGGEGDQQTDSGMKSNSPHDDPDPTPFLTENNGDFGGQLTIALCGAVLFAANVAPTEEIIQIAVESNSWRLVGFALVSMLLGAMILFYSNFTGTQRFSKKRGFVNVIYGTVVTYAIALVASAAILWFFGRFDGMSLMTCLAQTVVLGLAATLGASAGRLLLQ